The genomic DNA ATCATTTAATCGGTGGTACAGATCCTGACAAAAACGTGGCGGAAACACTAAATTCAAATTTATTGAAGTCTAATTGTTTAATCACCTCACAGCCTGACTGGGGCAGTGTGATGATCCGTTATCAAGGCCCTAAAATTGATCGTGAAAAACTGCTGCGCTATTTAATCTCTTTCCGCCAGCACAATGAATTTCACGAGCAATGCGTTGAGCGTATCTTTGTCGACTTAAAAAAATACTGCCAGTGCACTAAGTTAACCGTTTATGCGCGTTATACCCGTCGCGGTGGCTTAGACATCAACCCATATCGCAGTGACTTTGAAAACCCACCAGAATCAAACCGCCTTGCGAGACAATAATCGCCGTAGCGGTTATCAGTATTCGCTAAAAACCAATCTCACTGAGGTTGGTTTTTTTGTAAGTGATGAGTGAATGATAATAGAGTTAAGCGTTTTTAGCTTTATGGCAATATATCAGCGAGGCTTAATTGATAACATAATGGTGTATCAAAAATCGCAAGCGGGTTGGGTGTAGTTGTCGCCATCAATTGATTCGCCAAACCTAAGGTAACGGCAAAACGGTATGTTTGATCAAGTCGTCCCATCACCGTCTGCCAAGTTATCTTTGTCGCAACATCTTGAGGATTAGTAAAATGCAGCTTAACGGCTTGGCATAATGCTATTAATTGACTCTGATTATCAAGCATTTGTTTATCAACTGAGAGTAAATCAATACTGCGCGGTGTTGCCTGACTAAAATCAACCGCAAACGATTTAAGCGACAATGCCAGCCCCAAGCCGCGTGCTTTTATGTAAGACTCTTTCACCGCCCATAAATCAAAAAAACGTTGCCGCTGTAATGATGGTGGTAATTGCAACAAAGCATCAGTTTCAGCTTGGGTGAAATAATGATTTAAAATAGGCACAATATCTGTACTGCCTCGTTCACGTTCAATATCAACCCCAAAACTCACATCGGAGTCGGCTTTAAACGCTTGTCCACCTGTAACCACGCCAATCATCAACCACTCGCCGCTGTGGCTTATATTAAAATGTAGCCCAGTTTGAGCCAATAAATCATCGCTAAGCGCTGGTTTACCTTTGTCACCATAACGAAAACGCCACTCGTGGGGTTTTCGCTCACTATGC from Shewanella psychromarinicola includes the following:
- a CDS encoding 4'-phosphopantetheinyl transferase family protein, which codes for MPATFSISQLDSLAKPHIYFVRLDGGFSTADYDAGLALGWLSADEVAKVGRYKSVSARHNALQVRIALRAVLSLHSERKPHEWRFRYGDKGKPALSDDLLAQTGLHFNISHSGEWLMIGVVTGGQAFKADSDVSFGVDIERERGSTDIVPILNHYFTQAETDALLQLPPSLQRQRFFDLWAVKESYIKARGLGLALSLKSFAVDFSQATPRSIDLLSVDKQMLDNQSQLIALCQAVKLHFTNPQDVATKITWQTVMGRLDQTYRFAVTLGLANQLMATTTPNPLAIFDTPLCYQLSLADILP